A stretch of the Amycolatopsis sp. BJA-103 genome encodes the following:
- a CDS encoding TetR/AcrR family transcriptional regulator, translated as MELLRTPPPKERADAARNRAAILDAAASLFAEHGVDAVSMDQVAAAAGVGKGTLFRRFGDKAGLAVALLDAREQALQEGILHGPPPLGPGAPPSERLVAFTGAYVDYVLEHLALVRMSETAAPGARYRIGAYRFWHRHVAILLDGTPDPEHAAHALLAPLAAEHLTALVPELGESRVRAGITRLAERFAPGK; from the coding sequence CTGGAACTCCTGCGGACGCCGCCGCCCAAGGAACGCGCGGACGCCGCCCGCAACCGCGCCGCCATCCTGGACGCGGCCGCGTCGCTGTTCGCCGAGCACGGCGTCGACGCGGTGTCCATGGATCAGGTGGCGGCGGCCGCGGGGGTGGGCAAGGGGACGCTCTTCCGCCGCTTCGGCGATAAGGCCGGATTGGCCGTCGCGCTGCTGGACGCACGGGAACAGGCGCTCCAGGAAGGGATCCTGCACGGGCCGCCGCCACTGGGGCCCGGTGCTCCGCCGTCGGAACGCCTGGTGGCATTCACCGGCGCCTACGTCGACTACGTGCTCGAGCATCTGGCCCTGGTGCGGATGTCGGAGACCGCCGCCCCGGGGGCGCGCTACCGGATCGGTGCCTACCGGTTCTGGCACCGGCACGTGGCGATCCTGCTCGACGGCACCCCCGACCCCGAACACGCCGCGCACGCCCTGCTGGCGCCGCTGGCGGCCGAGCACCTGACAGCGTTGGTGCCGGAGCTGGGGGAGAGCCGCGTCCGCGCCGGGATCACGCGACTCGCCGAACGGTTCGCGCCCGGCAAGTAA
- a CDS encoding rhodanese-like domain-containing protein has translation MTALITRDDLKVAIDAKAVTVVDALGGEYYAKQHLPGAVPLVLADVDARAAAVLPDRGAAIVTYCSNPACPNSGQVADRLTALGYTDVRKYREGIEDWAGAGLPLEQG, from the coding sequence ATGACCGCACTCATCACCCGTGACGACCTGAAGGTCGCGATCGACGCGAAGGCCGTGACGGTCGTCGACGCGCTGGGTGGCGAGTACTACGCCAAGCAGCATCTGCCCGGCGCCGTCCCGCTCGTCCTCGCGGACGTCGACGCGCGGGCGGCCGCCGTGCTGCCCGATCGCGGCGCCGCGATCGTCACCTACTGCTCCAACCCCGCGTGCCCCAACAGCGGACAGGTCGCCGACCGGCTCACCGCCCTCGGCTACACCGACGTCCGCAAGTACCGGGAGGGCATCGAGGACTGGGCCGGCGCCGGCCTGCCCCTCGAACAGGGCTGA
- a CDS encoding maleylpyruvate isomerase family mycothiol-dependent enzyme: protein MANSGPKARARATTVWPLIHTERAALANDLGGLSEERWETPSLCAGLTVREVLAHLTAGASLTPVRWLAGVIRCRFDFDEQVAMRLAEHLGANGAETLERFRRVVTSTTKPPLPAIAMLGETIVHGEDVRRPLGLRRDHPIAVLTSLAGYYQGSDLVVMAKGRIGGLRLEATDGPFAVGSGPLVSGTTLALIMAMTGRAPYLAELHGDGVPVLRRRVPS, encoded by the coding sequence ATGGCGAATTCAGGACCGAAGGCGCGCGCTCGCGCCACGACCGTCTGGCCGCTGATCCACACCGAGCGGGCGGCGCTGGCGAACGACCTCGGAGGGCTCTCCGAAGAGCGATGGGAGACACCGTCGCTGTGCGCCGGGCTCACCGTGCGCGAGGTGCTCGCGCATCTCACCGCGGGGGCGAGCCTCACCCCGGTGCGGTGGCTGGCCGGGGTGATCCGCTGCCGGTTCGATTTCGACGAGCAGGTCGCCATGCGGCTGGCCGAACATCTGGGCGCGAACGGCGCCGAGACGCTGGAGCGGTTCCGTCGTGTCGTCACCAGCACGACGAAACCGCCGTTGCCCGCCATCGCGATGCTCGGCGAGACGATCGTGCACGGCGAGGACGTCCGCCGCCCGCTGGGTCTCCGCCGGGACCATCCGATCGCCGTCCTCACCTCGCTGGCCGGTTACTACCAGGGCTCAGATCTCGTGGTGATGGCGAAGGGGCGCATCGGCGGGCTGCGGCTGGAGGCGACCGATGGCCCCTTCGCCGTCGGATCCGGGCCACTCGTTTCGGGCACGACTCTCGCGCTGATCATGGCCATGACCGGTCGGGCGCCCTACCTGGCCGAACTCCACGGCGACGGGGTGCCGGTCCTGCGCCGGCGCGTCCCGTCGTAA
- a CDS encoding RidA family protein: MIERWNPETVAAPIGPYSHLVRVPADHELVVVSGQIGVLPDGELAGPDAESQTRALLVNLERLLEAAGAGPEHLVKVFSMLSGTEHLEGFRTATRETFTRWYPEADWPAQSLIVVAALARPELVVEVEALIAVPAR, from the coding sequence ATGATCGAGCGCTGGAATCCGGAGACCGTGGCCGCACCGATCGGCCCGTACAGCCATCTGGTGCGCGTCCCGGCCGATCACGAACTCGTCGTCGTGTCCGGTCAGATCGGCGTCCTGCCCGACGGCGAACTGGCCGGGCCCGACGCCGAGTCCCAGACCCGCGCGTTGCTCGTCAACCTCGAACGGCTGCTCGAAGCCGCGGGCGCCGGACCGGAACACCTGGTCAAGGTGTTCAGCATGTTGTCCGGCACCGAGCACCTCGAGGGTTTCCGCACGGCGACGCGCGAGACCTTCACCCGCTGGTACCCGGAGGCGGACTGGCCCGCCCAGTCGCTGATCGTCGTGGCGGCGCTGGCTCGCCCGGAGCTCGTCGTCGAGGTCGAAGCGCTGATCGCGGTGCCGGCGCGGTAG
- a CDS encoding DUF7927 domain-containing protein: MAERRGRNRWRRGIALLAVVAVALLMGAPLPASAQTQPRGAGTERPIGPEPVYNGLAHGGVTMAANSVVQCGIGVVCDASASNASPVSWIKTDPAAPGNTASAANLRVPAGAKVLNARLYWQFNPVASAGTSGDGNKGNQVSVKSPGSNTYQRITADTYDWFPALTTGGFPTLYAYGGAADVTNLVTNAGAGQYTVADIQACQGQSVSSTNLGCWGGWSLVVAYELPSEPLRYLQVWDGLQRVAGGTTPSSATIALGGIKAPTSRQPNVELGIVAGDGDAPIAGDYLQVGPNASSLQTISMPSPSGVSTDNAFSSRIDRVAANGSGTNVTTRDPNPVNNVGYDSRSVDITGKVPAGTTALQVKIGTVGDALYPQVVWLVTDALEPDLQITKANDPVGNTNDSPPGYVTKGGDVTYTFDVTNKHADGSVTDLDTATNIVLTDTLPNGVTFVAGSNPDCSATGQVVTCRVRNLAAGQSQKVAFKVKVGATVPDGTKLDNTGKLTFRGEDTGRPQERTSNTVRNTVASPGYQLTKSVDLAEAIPGDTLTYKVTLRNTGVIPVPALTVRDTLPPGTTHVSSDPTKGTASGTGPIDWAVNGLAVGETATLTVRVKVEEAAIGKELVNRATVPIGPPPVVPPDNRCPDDPAAACAKTKVPPPSYTVTKTVDKESANPGDTVRYTVNVANTGRVTAAGLKVVDDLTGLLDDAVYQNDATASPGSVSYAEPKLTWTGTLAAGTSAAFTYTVKVKNPNTGDNRLKNVVTSETPGGNCPPGSTDPKCGTTTPVSGLLIEKAVDKQSANPGDVVKYTVTVRNTGQAKLTGATFTDDLTQVLDDAGYQNDGAATIGTVSFASPKLTWTGDLGVGETSTVTYTVKVKNPNTGDNQLKNVVTSETPGGNCPPGSTDPKCGTTTPVSGLLIEKTVDKQSANPGDVVKYTVTVRNTGQTKVSGATFSDDLTQVLDDADYQNDGAATIGAVSFASPKLTWTGDLDIGQTSTVTYTVKVKNPNPGDKKLSNVVTSDTPGGNCPPGSTDPKCGTTTPVSGLKIEKAVDKQSANPGDVVKYTVTVTNTGQTRLTGATFTDDLTQVLDDAGYQNDGAATIGAVSFASPKLTWTGDLDIGQASTVTYTVKVKSPNTGDNLLKNVVTSETPGGNCPPGSTDPKCGTTTPVSGFKIEKAVDKQSANPGDVVKYTVTVTNTGQTKLTGATFTDDLTQVLDDADYQNDGAATIGAVSYAAPKLTWTGDLEIGGISTVTYTVKVKSPDPGDKKLVNTITSETPGGNCPPGSTDPKCGTTTPVSGLLIEKAVDKQSANPGDVVKYTVTVTNTGQTKLTGATFTDDLTQVLDDADYQNDGAATIGAVSFASPKLTWTGDLDIGGTSTVTYTVKVKSPNTGDNLLKNAVTSDTPGGNCPPGSTDPKCGTTTPVSGVKIEKAVDKQAANPGDVVKYTVTVTNTGQTKLTGATFTDDLTQVLDDADYQSDGAATIGAVSYAAPKLTWTGDLDIGQASTVTYTVKVKNPNPGDKRLSNVVTSDMPGGNCPPGSTDPKCGTTTPVSGLMIEKAVDKQAANPGDVVKYTVTVTNTGQTKLIGATFTDDLTQVLDDADYQSDGAATIGAVSYAAPKLTWTGDLDIGQASTVTYTVKVKSPNTGDNQLKNAVSSETPGGNCPPGSTDPKCGTTTPVSGFKIEKAVDKQSANPGDVVKYTVTVTNTGQTKLTGATFADDLAQVLDDADYQNDGAATIGAVTFASPKLTWTGDLDVGEASTVTYTVKVKSPNTGDNQLKNAVSSETPGGNCPPGSTDPKCGTTTPVSGLLIEKAVDKQSANPGDVVKYTVTVRNTGQTKLAGATFTDDLAQVLDDADYQNDGAATIGAVTFASPKLTWTGDLEIGETSTVTYTVKVKSPVPGDKKLINTVTSETPGGNCPPGSTDPKCGTTTPVSGLLIEKAVDKQSANPGDVVKYTVTVTNTGQTKLSGATFTDDLTQVLDDADYQNDGAATIGAVSFASPKLTWTGDLGVGDTAKVTYTVKVKNPNTGDNRLKNAVSSETPGGNCPPGSTDPACGTETPVSGLEIKKTVDKQSANPGDVVKYTVTVRNTGQTKISGATFTDDLTKVLDDADYQDDGSATIGAVSYAEPELTWTGDLGIGDTATVTYSVKVKNPGDGDKKLVNGVTSDTPGGNCPPGSTDPKCGTTTPISGLLIKKTADKKQVDPGDTVKYTITVTNTGQTKQDGATFTDDMTEVLDDADYQNDGATTIGGVSYAAPKLTWTGSLDIGQTSTITYTVKIKNPDTGDKKLSNVVTSDTPGNNCPPGSNDPNCVADVPSRELTVKKTSDKQTANPGDVVTYTVTVANTGKVDLVGEDAARVTDDLSEVLDDADYRNDATSAPVAGVFTFTAPNLVWAGDLPVGASTTLKYSVKVKNPVTGDHELRNTVSTNTPGTCPPQSGDPACSTSTPVPGISLEKKADKATANPGDVVKYTVTVRNTGKTKLAGATFTDDLGQVLDDAVFQKDGAATIGSVTYEEPKLTWTGDLEIGQTATVTYSVKVTKTGGDGKLTNAIVTDTPGGNCPPGSKDPKCGTTTPLSSLKIKKTVDKTEAKPGEVVTYTVTVENTGQATVDDAKFTDDLTQVLDDATFDGTAKASTGTVTYSAPKLTWKGELKPGEKATVTYAVTLRKPATGDHRLRNVVTSDTPGGNCPPGSANPDCGTDTRVPPTPPTPQPPDKPTPQPPNRPPGLAVTGSPVKTMSILALGMLAIGALLLLAGRRRREF; this comes from the coding sequence ATGGCGGAACGGCGTGGGCGAAATCGGTGGCGCCGGGGCATAGCGCTGCTCGCGGTGGTCGCCGTGGCCCTGCTGATGGGTGCCCCGCTGCCCGCGAGTGCCCAGACACAGCCGCGCGGAGCGGGCACCGAGCGGCCGATCGGGCCGGAGCCGGTGTACAACGGGCTGGCCCACGGTGGGGTCACGATGGCCGCCAACTCGGTGGTCCAATGCGGTATCGGCGTCGTTTGCGACGCCTCCGCGAGCAACGCGAGCCCGGTGTCGTGGATCAAGACCGATCCGGCCGCGCCCGGTAACACCGCCTCCGCCGCGAACCTGAGGGTGCCGGCCGGGGCGAAGGTGCTCAACGCCCGGTTGTACTGGCAGTTCAACCCGGTCGCTTCCGCCGGCACTTCCGGCGACGGGAACAAGGGCAACCAGGTCTCGGTGAAGAGCCCCGGTTCGAACACCTACCAGCGGATCACCGCCGACACCTACGACTGGTTCCCCGCCCTCACGACGGGCGGCTTCCCGACCTTGTACGCCTACGGCGGCGCCGCCGATGTCACGAACCTCGTCACCAACGCCGGGGCGGGGCAGTACACGGTCGCAGACATCCAGGCCTGTCAGGGCCAGTCGGTCAGCAGTACCAACCTCGGCTGCTGGGGCGGCTGGTCGCTGGTGGTGGCCTACGAGCTGCCCAGCGAACCGCTGCGCTACCTGCAGGTGTGGGACGGCTTGCAGCGCGTCGCCGGCGGCACCACCCCGAGCTCGGCGACCATCGCGCTGGGCGGCATCAAGGCGCCCACCTCCCGTCAGCCCAACGTCGAACTCGGCATCGTCGCGGGCGACGGTGACGCGCCCATCGCCGGTGACTACCTCCAGGTGGGTCCGAACGCCTCCAGCCTCCAGACCATCTCCATGCCGTCCCCGTCCGGTGTGTCGACCGACAACGCGTTCAGCAGCCGGATCGACCGTGTCGCGGCGAACGGCTCGGGCACCAACGTCACCACGCGCGATCCGAATCCGGTGAACAACGTCGGCTACGACTCCCGCAGCGTCGACATCACCGGCAAGGTCCCCGCCGGGACCACCGCGCTCCAGGTGAAGATCGGCACCGTCGGCGACGCGCTGTACCCGCAGGTGGTCTGGCTGGTCACCGACGCGCTCGAACCGGATCTGCAGATCACCAAGGCCAACGACCCGGTCGGCAACACCAACGACAGTCCGCCCGGGTACGTCACCAAGGGCGGTGACGTCACCTACACCTTCGACGTCACCAACAAGCATGCCGACGGCAGCGTCACCGACCTCGACACCGCGACGAACATCGTCCTCACCGACACCTTGCCCAATGGCGTCACGTTCGTGGCCGGGTCCAATCCGGACTGTTCGGCCACCGGGCAGGTGGTCACCTGCCGGGTGCGGAATCTGGCGGCCGGGCAGTCGCAGAAGGTCGCCTTCAAGGTCAAGGTCGGCGCCACGGTGCCGGACGGCACGAAGCTCGACAACACCGGCAAGCTGACCTTCCGCGGCGAGGACACCGGCCGCCCGCAGGAACGCACCTCGAACACGGTGCGGAACACGGTCGCCTCACCGGGATACCAGCTCACGAAGTCGGTCGACCTCGCCGAGGCGATCCCAGGGGATACCTTGACCTACAAGGTGACCTTGCGGAACACCGGCGTGATCCCGGTGCCCGCGCTCACCGTGCGGGACACGCTCCCGCCGGGCACGACCCACGTGTCGTCCGATCCCACGAAGGGCACGGCGTCCGGCACGGGGCCGATCGACTGGGCCGTGAACGGCCTCGCGGTCGGGGAAACCGCGACGCTGACCGTGCGCGTGAAGGTCGAAGAAGCCGCCATCGGCAAGGAACTGGTGAACCGCGCGACCGTCCCGATCGGACCGCCGCCGGTCGTCCCGCCCGACAACCGCTGCCCGGACGATCCCGCCGCGGCCTGTGCGAAGACCAAGGTGCCTCCGCCGTCGTACACGGTGACGAAGACCGTCGACAAGGAGTCCGCCAACCCCGGTGACACCGTGCGCTACACGGTCAACGTCGCCAACACCGGACGGGTGACCGCGGCGGGCCTCAAGGTCGTCGACGACCTGACCGGGTTGCTGGACGACGCGGTCTACCAGAACGACGCCACCGCGTCGCCCGGCTCGGTGTCCTATGCGGAGCCGAAGCTGACCTGGACCGGGACGCTCGCCGCGGGGACGAGCGCGGCGTTCACCTACACGGTGAAGGTGAAGAACCCGAACACCGGGGACAACCGGCTCAAGAACGTGGTGACGTCGGAGACTCCGGGCGGTAACTGTCCGCCGGGTTCGACGGATCCGAAGTGCGGTACGACGACGCCGGTTTCGGGCCTGCTCATCGAGAAGGCCGTGGACAAGCAGTCGGCGAATCCGGGCGATGTCGTGAAGTACACGGTGACCGTCCGGAACACCGGGCAGGCGAAGCTCACGGGCGCGACGTTCACCGACGATCTGACGCAGGTGCTCGACGATGCCGGCTACCAGAATGATGGTGCCGCGACGATCGGCACGGTGTCCTTCGCTTCACCGAAACTGACGTGGACGGGCGACCTCGGTGTCGGTGAAACCTCCACGGTGACGTACACGGTGAAGGTGAAGAACCCGAACACCGGGGACAATCAGCTCAAGAACGTGGTGACGTCGGAGACTCCGGGCGGTAACTGTCCGCCGGGTTCGACGGATCCGAAGTGCGGTACGACGACGCCGGTTTCCGGTTTGCTCATCGAGAAGACGGTCGACAAGCAGTCGGCGAACCCCGGTGACGTGGTCAAGTACACGGTGACCGTGCGGAACACCGGCCAGACCAAGGTTTCCGGTGCGACGTTCAGCGATGATCTGACGCAGGTCCTCGACGACGCGGATTACCAGAATGACGGCGCGGCGACGATCGGTGCGGTGTCGTTCGCATCGCCGAAGCTGACCTGGACCGGTGACCTGGACATCGGGCAGACGTCGACCGTCACTTACACGGTGAAGGTCAAGAACCCGAACCCAGGCGACAAGAAGCTGTCCAATGTGGTCACTTCCGATACGCCGGGTGGCAACTGCCCGCCGGGATCCACGGACCCGAAGTGCGGTACGACGACTCCGGTGTCGGGGTTGAAGATCGAGAAGGCTGTCGACAAGCAGTCGGCGAACCCGGGTGACGTCGTGAAGTACACGGTCACGGTCACGAACACCGGGCAGACGAGGTTGACCGGTGCGACGTTCACGGATGATCTGACCCAGGTGCTCGACGATGCCGGGTATCAGAATGATGGTGCGGCGACGATCGGTGCGGTTTCCTTTGCTTCGCCGAAGTTGACGTGGACGGGCGATCTCGACATCGGCCAGGCGTCCACAGTCACCTACACGGTGAAGGTGAAGAGCCCCAACACCGGTGACAACCTGCTGAAGAACGTGGTGACCTCGGAGACTCCGGGTGGGAACTGTCCGCCTGGATCCACGGATCCGAAGTGCGGTACGACGACTCCGGTGTCGGGCTTCAAGATCGAGAAGGCTGTCGACAAGCAGTCGGCGAACCCGGGCGATGTCGTGAAGTACACCGTCACGGTCACGAATACTGGCCAGACCAAGTTGACCGGTGCGACGTTCACCGACGACCTCACTCAGGTCCTCGACGACGCGGACTATCAGAACGACGGCGCCGCGACGATCGGTGCCGTGTCCTACGCGGCACCGAAGCTGACGTGGACGGGCGATCTCGAAATTGGGGGGATCTCGACCGTCACTTACACCGTGAAGGTCAAGAGCCCTGACCCTGGCGACAAGAAGCTCGTCAACACGATCACTTCCGAGACTCCGGGTGGGAACTGTCCGCCGGGTTCGACGGATCCGAAGTGCGGTACGACGACTCCGGTGTCGGGTCTGCTCATCGAGAAGGCCGTGGACAAGCAGTCGGCGAATCCGGGCGATGTCGTGAAGTACACCGTCACGGTCACGAACACCGGGCAGACGAAGTTGACCGGCGCGACCTTCACGGACGATCTGACGCAGGTCCTCGACGACGCGGATTACCAGAACGACGGAGCCGCGACCATCGGTGCGGTTTCCTTTGCCTCGCCGAAGTTGACCTGGACGGGCGATCTCGACATCGGCGGCACCTCCACGGTCACCTACACCGTCAAGGTCAAGAGCCCCAACACCGGCGACAACCTGCTCAAGAACGCGGTCACCTCGGACACGCCGGGTGGCAACTGTCCGCCGGGTTCGACGGATCCGAAGTGCGGCACCACCACTCCGGTGTCAGGAGTGAAGATCGAGAAGGCGGTCGACAAGCAGGCCGCGAACCCTGGTGATGTCGTGAAGTACACGGTCACGGTCACCAACACCGGGCAGACGAAGTTGACCGGTGCGACGTTCACCGATGACCTGACTCAGGTCCTTGATGACGCGGATTACCAGAGCGATGGTGCGGCGACGATCGGTGCGGTTTCCTACGCGGCACCGAAGCTGACCTGGACCGGTGATCTCGACATCGGCCAGGCGTCCACGGTGACCTACACGGTCAAGGTCAAGAACCCGAACCCCGGTGACAAGCGTCTGTCCAATGTGGTCACCTCGGACATGCCGGGTGGGAACTGTCCGCCGGGATCCACGGATCCGAAGTGCGGTACGACCACTCCGGTGTCAGGCCTCATGATCGAGAAGGCGGTCGACAAGCAGGCCGCGAACCCTGGTGATGTCGTGAAGTACACGGTCACGGTCACCAACACCGGGCAGACGAAGTTGATCGGTGCGACGTTCACCGATGACCTGACTCAGGTCCTTGATGACGCGGATTACCAGAGCGATGGTGCGGCGACGATCGGTGCGGTTTCCTACGCGGCACCGAAGCTGACCTGGACCGGTGATCTCGACATCGGCCAGGCGTCCACAGTGACGTACACGGTGAAGGTGAAGAGCCCGAACACCGGTGACAACCAGCTCAAGAACGCGGTGTCTTCGGAGACTCCGGGTGGGAACTGTCCGCCGGGTTCGACGGATCCGAAGTGTGGCACCACCACTCCGGTGTCGGGCTTCAAGATCGAGAAGGCTGTCGACAAGCAGTCGGCGAACCCGGGCGATGTCGTGAAGTACACCGTCACGGTCACCAACACCGGGCAGACGAAGCTGACCGGTGCGACTTTCGCCGACGATCTGGCTCAGGTTCTCGACGACGCGGACTATCAGAACGATGGTGCCGCGACGATCGGCGCGGTGACCTTCGCGTCGCCCAAGCTGACCTGGACCGGTGACCTTGACGTGGGCGAGGCGTCCACGGTGACGTACACGGTGAAGGTCAAGAGCCCGAACACCGGCGACAACCAGCTCAAGAACGCGGTGTCTTCGGAGACGCCGGGCGGGAACTGTCCGCCGGGATCCACGGATCCGAAGTGCGGTACGACCACTCCGGTGTCGGGCCTGCTCATCGAGAAGGCCGTGGACAAGCAGTCGGCGAATCCGGGCGATGTCGTGAAGTACACGGTGACCGTCCGGAACACCGGGCAGACCAAGCTCGCGGGTGCGACCTTCACGGACGATCTGGCTCAGGTCCTCGACGACGCGGATTACCAGAACGATGGTGCCGCGACGATCGGTGCGGTGACCTTCGCATCGCCGAAGCTGACCTGGACCGGCGACCTCGAGATCGGCGAGACCTCGACGGTCACCTACACGGTCAAGGTCAAGAGCCCTGTCCCTGGCGACAAGAAGCTCATCAACACCGTCACTTCCGAGACACCGGGCGGCAACTGCCCGCCGGGATCCACGGACCCGAAGTGCGGCACCACCACTCCGGTGTCGGGCCTGCTCATCGAGAAGGCTGTCGACAAGCAGTCCGCGAACCCTGGTGATGTCGTGAAGTACACGGTCACCGTCACGAACACCGGCCAGACCAAACTGAGCGGTGCGACCTTCACGGACGATCTGACCCAGGTGCTCGACGACGCGGACTACCAGAACGACGGTGCCGCGACGATCGGCGCCGTGTCGTTCGCATCGCCGAAGCTGACCTGGACCGGTGACCTCGGCGTCGGTGACACGGCCAAGGTGACGTACACGGTCAAGGTCAAGAACCCGAACACCGGTGACAACCGGCTCAAGAACGCGGTGTCGTCGGAGACGCCGGGCGGCAACTGCCCACCGGGGTCCACGGATCCGGCCTGTGGCACGGAGACGCCGGTTTCGGGGCTGGAGATCAAGAAGACCGTCGACAAGCAGTCGGCGAATCCCGGTGACGTGGTCAAGTACACGGTGACCGTCCGGAACACCGGCCAGACCAAGATCTCCGGTGCGACGTTCACCGACGACCTGACCAAGGTCCTCGACGACGCCGACTACCAGGACGACGGCTCGGCGACGATCGGCGCGGTGTCCTACGCCGAGCCCGAACTGACGTGGACCGGTGATCTCGGCATCGGCGACACGGCCACGGTGACGTACTCGGTCAAGGTGAAGAACCCCGGTGACGGCGACAAGAAGCTCGTCAACGGCGTCACCTCGGACACGCCGGGTGGCAACTGCCCGCCGGGTTCGACCGATCCGAAGTGCGGTACGACCACGCCGATCTCCGGCCTGCTGATCAAGAAGACGGCCGACAAGAAGCAGGTCGATCCGGGTGACACGGTGAAGTACACGATCACCGTCACCAACACCGGGCAGACCAAACAGGACGGTGCCACCTTCACCGACGACATGACCGAGGTCCTCGACGACGCCGACTACCAGAACGACGGCGCCACGACCATCGGCGGCGTCTCGTACGCGGCACCGAAACTGACGTGGACCGGTTCGCTCGACATCGGGCAGACCTCGACCATCACCTACACGGTCAAGATCAAGAACCCGGACACCGGCGACAAGAAGCTGTCCAATGTGGTCACTTCGGACACGCCGGGCAACAACTGCCCGCCGGGATCGAACGACCCGAACTGCGTCGCGGACGTGCCGTCCCGCGAACTGACGGTGAAGAAGACCTCGGACAAGCAGACCGCGAACCCGGGCGACGTCGTCACCTACACCGTCACGGTGGCCAATACCGGCAAGGTCGACCTGGTCGGCGAAGACGCCGCACGGGTCACGGACGACCTGTCCGAGGTGCTCGACGACGCCGACTACCGGAACGACGCCACGTCGGCGCCGGTCGCCGGGGTGTTCACCTTCACCGCGCCGAACCTGGTGTGGGCCGGTGATCTCCCGGTGGGGGCGTCGACCACGCTGAAGTACTCGGTGAAGGTGAAGAACCCGGTCACGGGTGACCACGAACTGCGGAACACCGTCAGCACCAACACGCCGGGCACCTGCCCGCCGCAGTCCGGCGACCCGGCCTGTTCGACCAGCACCCCGGTGCCCGGCATCTCACTGGAGAAGAAGGCGGACAAGGCCACGGCGAACCCGGGCGACGTCGTCAAGTACACGGTGACGGTGCGCAACACCGGCAAGACGAAGCTGGCCGGCGCCACGTTCACCGACGACCTCGGCCAGGTCCTCGACGACGCCGTGTTCCAAAAGGACGGTGCGGCGACGATCGGTTCGGTGACCTACGAGGAACCGAAGCTGACCTGGACCGGTGATCTGGAGATCGGGCAGACGGCGACGGTCACCTACAGCGTCAAGGTGACCAAGACCGGCGGCGACGGCAAGCTGACCAACGCCATCGTGACCGACACCCCCGGTGGCAACTGCCCGCCGGGCAGCAAGGATCCGAAGTGCGGCACGACGACACCGCTGTCCAGCTTGAAGATCAAGAAGACGGTCGACAAGACGGAGGCGAAGCCGGGCGAGGTCGTCACGTACACCGTCACGGTGGAGAACACCGGACAGGCCACAGTGGACGACGCGAAGTTCACCGACGACCTGACCCAGGTGCTCGACGACGCCACCTTCGACGGCACCGCGAAGGCCAGTACGGGAACGGTGACCTATTCCGCGCCGAAGCTCACCTGGAAGGGCGAGCTGAAGCCGGGGGAGAAGGCGACCGTCACCTACGCCGTCACCCTGCGGAAGCCGGCGACCGGTGACCACCGGCTCCGCAACGTGGTCACGTCCGACACCCCGGGCGGCAACTGCCCGCCGGGCTCGGCGAACCCCGACTGCGGTACCGACACCCGGGTGCCGCCGACACCGCCGACACCGCAGCCGCCGGACAAGCCGACCCCGCAGCCGCCGAACCGGCCGCCGGGCCTGGCGGTCACCGGTTCCCCGGTGAAGACGATGTCGATCCTGGCGCTGGGCATGCTCGCCATCGGCGCGCTGCTGCTGCTCGCCGGGCGGAGGCGCCGGGAGTTCTGA